The following are from one region of the Salvia splendens isolate huo1 chromosome 2, SspV2, whole genome shotgun sequence genome:
- the LOC121785873 gene encoding uncharacterized protein LOC121785873, whose protein sequence is MSSATRFIKQIARLSSQYPASNTSHLRHHGLSPNSGYRCLSNHTRMQIYNTQKRKFSVDSGSVQPQPSAPLPPSSPLKWILGLVASIVVPSTSGTWGPFLEFKNDVDAVVETIEEIVEVVEKVAEIVDKVAEEISEAMPEGQKLKKVVDHLEDVAEATAQDARTVGDAIDKFQEVEGKIEGIMGINDEAN, encoded by the exons ATGTCGTCTGCGACAAGATTCATCAAGCAGATTGCAAGGTTATCTTCACAATATCCGGCTTCAAACACTTCACATCTCAGACATCATGGCCTATCTCCGAACTCGGGTTATCGGTGTCTTAGCAACCACACAAGAATGCAAATCTATAACACACAAAAAAG AAAATTTTCTGTTGATAGTGGCAGTGTTCAACCTCAGCCAAGTGCTCCATTACCTCCATCTTCACCATT GAAGTGGATTCTTGGATTAGTGGCTTCAATTGTTGTACCTTCTACAAGCGGTACATGGGGTCCATTTCTCGAATTCAAAA ATGATGTTGATGCGGTGGTGGAAACGATCGAAGAAATAGTGGAGGTTGTAGAGAAAGTGGCGGAGATAGTCGACAAGGTGGCGGAGGAGATCTCCGAGGCCATGCCGGAAGGCCAGAAACTGAAGAAAGTGGTGGATCATTTGGAGGATGTGGCTGAAGCTACAGCTCAAGATGCTCGGACAGTTGGAGATGCCATTGACAAG TTCCAGGAAGTGGAAGGGAAGATCGAAGGCATAATGGGCATAAATGATGAAGCCAATTAA
- the LOC121785883 gene encoding ACT domain-containing protein ACR3, with product MGSWAYFDPEYETLSIRINPPQVSVDNSSCRECTLVKVDSMNKPGILLEVVQILTDLDLTITKAYISSDGGWFMDVFHVTDQHGQKISDSKTIEYIEKALGPKGSMSGLLKPSPGKRVGLDSVGDCTAIELIGPDRPGLLSEISAVLANLQINVAAAEVWTHNRRIACVLYVNDDTTNRAVVDASRLAAMEEQLKNILRGCSSDDSVACTSFSMGSTHIDRRLHQLFFADRDYEVTGTEQGCPVKPNVTIERCEEKDYSVVTVKCKDRPKLMFDIVCTLTDMQYIVFHATISSDGPYASQEYFVRHMDGCTLQTEAEKEKAIKCLEAAIRRRTSEGLSLELCAKDRVGLLSEVTRILRETGLSVTRAGVTTVGEQAMNVFYVSEASGKPVDARTIEALRKEIGQTMRLNVKKAPMNTKTLEASGWAKTSFFFGGLLEKFLP from the exons ATGGGTTCGTGGGCGTACTTTGATCCTGAGTACGAGACATTAAGCATCAGAATAAATCCTCCTCA GGTTTCTGTGGACAACTCTAGCTGCAGGGAATGCACTCTGGTCAAG GTTGACAGCATGAACAAACCAGGGATACTGCTTGAGGTGGTGCAAATCCTCACGGACCTTGACCTTACAATTACGAAAGCTTACATTTCCTCTGATGGCGGGTGGTTTATGGATG TGTTTCACGTCACTGATCAACACGGGCAAAAGATTAGCGATAGCAAGACTATTGAATACATAGAAAAG GCTCTAGGACCAAAAGGAAGCATGTCAGGCTTATTGAAGCCATCTCCCGGGAAGAGGGTGGGGTTGGACTCTGTGGGTGACTGCACTGCTATTGAGCTTATAGGCCCGGATCGGCCCGGTCTCTTATCAGAGATTTCTGCTGTGCTTGCCAATCTCCAGATCAATGTTGCTGCTGCTGAAGTTTGGACCCATAACCGACGCATAGCATGCGTTCTTTACGTTAATGATGACACCACCAACCGTGCTGTGGTTGATGCCTCACGGTTGGCAGCTATGGAAGAGCAGCTCAAGAACATTCTCCGTGGTTGTAGTTCTGACGATTCAGTAGCTTGTACCAGCTTTTCCATGGGTTCAACCCACATCGATAGACGCCTGCACCAGCTGTTCTTTGCTGACAGAGACTATGAAGTTACTGGAACCGAGCAGGGTTGTCCTGTCAAACCAAATGTGACCATTGAGCGGTGCGAAGAGAAAGATTACTCTGTGGTTACTGTCAAGTGCAAAGATAGACCAAAGCTCATGTTCGACATTGTGTGCACCCTTACAGACATGCAGTACATCGTCTTCCACGCCACAATCTCATCTGACGGCCCCTATGCTTCACAG GAATATTTTGTACGCCATATGGACGGTTGCACACTACAGACAGAAGCAGAGAAAGAAAAGGCCATCAAGTGTCTCGAAGCAGCAATCAGACGAAGAACAAGTGAG GGTCTAAGCTTGGAGCTTTGTGCAAAGGACCGAGTAGGGCTGCTCTCAGAAGTAACTCGAATCCTCCGAGAGACTGGACTCTCAGTGACGAGAGCAGGTGTGACAACAGTCGGGGAGCAAGCCATGAACGTGTTTTACGTGAGTGAGGCATCGGGAAAACCAGTAGATGCAAGGACCATAGAAGCCCTGCGCAAGGAGATTGGGCAGACGATGAGGCTCAACGTGAAGAAGGCACCGATGAACACTAAAACACTCGAAGCAAGTGGTTGGGCAAAGACTAGCTTCTTCTTTGGAGGTTTGCTGGAAAAGTTTCTACCTTGA
- the LOC121762727 gene encoding serine/threonine-protein kinase CDG1-like isoform X1 translates to MCGGIVHPGDTIRVFGVLHKVLHPMGYVMGVAPENFLGTTHARAVEEEVSKKVDMYVGMLQYSAEQCEGDRVDIEVKITAGTPLRKAIINEVATSNAAWVIFDRPLRKELRYYLKHIPCKAALVLDNFSLQILENEYSNKETEHFDSKQFYSLSKPVPLPPVSDNENEQPVNTMNGHRSPESSDMASILPLSFTSDSKEESIVSQSETQPSPKKEGSGNTRQIMEYYAPIISNKKRRPSRNRYSDVPVLCVTCGLNTELDSVRYSYPEIQLATNNFSPDNLLGEGGYGLVYKGELKDGQHIAAKVRKESSTQGFSEFHSEIFVLNFARHKNIVMLLGYCCKENLNILVYEYICNKSLEWHLFGNTNKVLEWHQRHAIAIGTAKGLRFLHEECRGSPIVHRDMRPSNILLTCDFVPMLGDFGLARWKTDEGEIQTRILGTLGYLAPEYAENGIVSVRTDVYSYGVVLIQLISGRKAVDSKKEDQQPSLRQWALPLIERLALHELIDPRLGETYSTYELYSMAKTAYLCLQTEPEKRPSMADVLHLLEGEIDHFSHLTEQFIPHYS, encoded by the exons ATGTGCGGCGGCATCGTGCATCCAGGAGATACAATTAGGGTATTTGGGGTGCTTCATAAAGTCTTGCATCCCA TGGGTTATGTTATGGGAGTGGCTCCTGAGAACTTCCTTGGAACAACACATGCCCGTGCAGTGGAAGAAGAAGTCTCGAAAAAGGTCGATATGTATGTGGGCATGCTCCAGTACAGTGCTGAACAATGTGAAGGAGATAGG GTTGACATTGAGGTTAAGATCACTGCTGGTACTCCACTAAGGAAGGCTATCATAAATGAAGTAGCTACTTCTAATGCAGCTTGGGTTATATTTGATAG GCCTCTAAGAAAGGAATTGAGGTACTATCTGAAACACATTCCTTGCAAGGCCGCCCTTGTGCTTGATAACTTTTCGCTGCAAATTCTGGAAAATGAGTATTCCAATAAGGAAACTGAGCATTTTGACAGTAAGCAGTTTTACTCGCTTTCCAAGCCTGTCCCACTACCACCAGTTAGTGATAATGAGAATGAGCAGCCAGTCAATACTATGAACGGTCATAGATCTCCAGAAAGTTCCGATATGGCTAGTATCTTGCCGTTGTCATTCACATCAGATTCCAAGGAAGAAAGCATTGTCTCCCAAAGTGAGACTCAACCAAGTCCCAAGAAAGAGGGCTCAG GTAATACTAGACAGATTATGGAATATTATGCCCCGATAAtctcaaataaaaaaagaaggcCTAGCCGAAATAGATACTCAGATGTACCTGTGCTCTGCGTTACTTGTGGATTAAATACGGAGTTGGACTCAGTGAGATATAGTTATCCTGAGATTCAGCTCGCAACCAACAATTTTTCACCTGATAATTTACTAGGCGAAGGTGGATATGGTCTTGTATATAAAGGTGAGCTTAAGGATGGGCAGCATATTGCTGCAAAGGTTCGAAAGGAATCAAGTACACAAGGGTTTTCAGAATTTCACTCTGAAATATTTGTCCTCAACTTTGCACGCCACAAGAACATTGTGATGCTTCTTGGTTATTGTTGCAAGGAAAACCTTAATATCCTAGTCTATGAGTACATCTGCAACAAATCACTGGAATGGCATTTATTTG GTAATACGAACAAAGTTCTTGAATGGCACCAACGACATGCTATTGCCATTGGAACTGCCAAAGGGTTGCGCTTTTTACATGAAGAGTGTCGGGGAAGCCCTATAGTTCATCGGGACATGAGACCAAGCAATATACTCCTGACATGTGACTTTGTTCCAATG CTGGGAGACTTTGGCCTCGCAAGGTGGAAGACTGATGAGGGTGAAATACAAACAAGAATTCTAGGAACTCTTGG ATATCTTGCACCAGAGTACGCAGAGAACGGTATTGTCTCAGTACGAACAGATGTTTATTCGTACGGTGTTGTTCTGATCCAACTGATCTCTGGACGCAAGGCAGTGGATTCCAAGAAAGAAGACCAGCAACCATCACTTAGACAATGG GCATTACCTCTGATTGAGAGACTTGCATTACACGAGCTCATTGATCCTCGTCTCGGTGAAACATACAGCACATACGAGCTGTACAGCATGGCTAAAACAGCATATTTATGCCTCCAAACTGAACCTGAGAAAAGACCATCCATGGCAGAT GTGCTGCACCTTCTCGAGGGGGAAATTGATCATTTTAGCCACCTCACAGAGCAGTTTATACCACATTATAGTTAG
- the LOC121785905 gene encoding putative pentatricopeptide repeat-containing protein At1g77010, mitochondrial: MDFLHMQTYARLLNSLNSQNCVRQGKQLHLLFLKNGILFSTLSIANRLLQMYARCGRMDDARNLFDEMPQKNCFTWNTLLEGYAKSGHKTDMLDLFHSMPQKNDFSWNTILSGLAKVGELDAARRLLNEMPKKNGIACSTMIHGYARNGRPGKALVLFKEFLKWEAVESGGELRWDPVVLTTVVGACLECGSIDLGKQVHARMIIDGVEFDAVLGSSLVHMYGKCRDLDSADRILNAMDDPDDYSLSSLISCFANCGRIEDARRVFELKSNPCVVVWNSLISGYVANGDVDGALMYFSEMRKQGVVGDYSTFSSVLSACSSVGVPRNCTQLHAHAHKLGIVYHLVVASALIDAYAKCRSLDDSCKYFGELKAYDTVLLNTMITIYCNIGRMEEAKSIFCGMKFKSLISWNSMLVGLSQNGYPVEALEIFCTMNKIDLSMDRFTLSSAISVCASITSLELGEQIFARATVIGVDFDQVITTSLIDLYCKCGFVEVGRKLFDQMVKSDEASWNSMLMGYATNGYGVEALSLFEKMRHDNVRPSEVTFTAVLSACDHSGLVEEGKKWFYLMKHHYHIEPGIEHYSCVIDLFARAGRLQEAIDLIDKIPHLSDASMWSAILRGCIESGDKPLSKRVVEKIIELDPQNSGALVQLSGLMVSTGDWNQSALVRQFMRDMRIQKNPGRSWCNS, from the coding sequence ATGGACTTCCTACACATGCAAACATACGCACGTTTACTCAATTCCTTAAACTCCCAAAACTGCGTCAGACAAGGGAAGCAACTCCACcttctttttctcaaaaatggcaTCTTGTTTTCCACTCTGAGCATCGCTAATCGCCTCCTTCAAATGTACGCAAGGTGCGGAAGAATGGACGACGCCCGGAACCTGTTCGACGAAATGCCGCAAAAGAACTGTTTCACTTGGAACACTCTTCTCGAAGGGTATGCTAAGTCTGGGCACAAGACTGATATGTTAGACCTCTTTCACTCAATGCCCCAGAAAAATGACTTCTCATGGAACACGATCCTTTCCGGGTTGGCGAAAGTGGGCGAACTGGATGCTGCAAGACGGTTGTTGAATGAGATGCCGAAGAAGAACGGTATTGCGTGCAGCACGATGATTCATGGTTATGCAAGAAATGGGAGGCCAGGGAAGGCTCTGGTTTTGTTTAAGGAGTTCTTGAAGTGGGAAGCTGTTGAGAGTGGAGGGGAGTTGAGGTGGGACCCGGTTGTTTTAACGACAGTGGTTGGGGCTTGTTTGGAGTGTGGGAGTATTGATTTGGGGAAGCAGGTTCATGCTAGGATGATCATTGATGGTGTGGAATTTGATGCTGTTTTAGGGAGTTCACTGGTTCATATGTATGGGAAATGCCGTGATTTGGATAGTGCTGATCGAATTTTAAATGCGATGGATGATCCAGATGATTACTCCTTGTCATCATTGATTTCATGCTTTGCAAACTGTGGTAGGATCGAAGATGCAAGAAGGGTTTTTGAACTTAAATCGAACCCTTGTGTCGTTGTGTGGAATTCTTTAATATCAGGATATGTTGCTAATGGTGATGTGGATGGAGCCTTGATGTATTTTAGTGAGATGCGTAAGCAAGGGGTTGTTGGAGATTATTCTACATTTTCTAGTGTTCTAAGTGCCTGTAGTAGTGTAGGAGTTCCTAGGAATTGCACGCAACTGCATGCACATGCTCATAAGTTGGGGATCGTTTATCACCTCGTTGTTGCCAGCGCCCTGATTGACGCATATGCCAAGTGTAGGAGTCTTGATGATTCTTGCAAATATTTTGGTGAGCTCAAAGCTTATGATACTGTTTTGCTGAATACTATGATCACTATCTACTGCAACATTGGTAGAATGGAAGAGGCAAAAAGCATTTTCTGTGGCATGAAGTTTAAGAGTTTGATCTCATGGAATTCAATGCTAGTAGGCCTAAGTCAGAATGGCTACCCTGTAGAAGCATTAGAAATTTTTTGTACAATGAATAAAATTGATTTAAGCATGGATAGATTTACTCTATCTAGTGCCATTAGTGTTTGTGCCAGCATTACATCGCTGGAACTCGGTGAACAGATTTTTGCTAGAGCTACTGTCATTGGTGTGGATTTTGATCAGGTCATAACGACATCCCTTATAGACTTGTATTGTAAGTGTGGTTTTGTTGAGGTTGGTCGCAAACTGTTTGACCAAATGGTGAAATCTGATGAAGCTTCTTGGAATTCAATGTTGATGGGTTATGCTACGAATGGTTATGGAGTTGAAGCTTTGTCTCTATTTGAGAAGATGAGACATGACAATGTTAGACCGAGTGAAGTTACATTTACTGCAGTTCTATCGGCTTGCGATCATTCTGGACTGGTAGAAGAAGGCAAAAAATGGTTTTACTTAATGAAGCATCACTATCATATTGAGCCTGGTATTGAGCATTACTCTTGCGTGATAGATCTATTTGCGAGAGCAGGTCGTCTTCAAGAAGCTATTGATCTCATTGATAAAATCCCTCACCTCTCTGATGCTAGCATGTGGTCAGCGATTCTCAGAGGTTGCATAGAAAGTGGAGACAAGCCACTTTCAAAGAGGGTGGTTGAGAAAATTATAGAACTTGATCCTCAAAACTCTGGTGCTCTTGTACAGTTATCGGGTCTAATGGTCTCTACTGGAGATTGGAATCAGTCAGCACTCGTGAGACAGTTTATGAGAGATATGAGAATCCAAAAGAATCCCGGCAGAAGCTGGTGTAATAGTTGA
- the LOC121762727 gene encoding probable serine/threonine-protein kinase PBL8 isoform X2 — MGVAPENFLGTTHARAVEEEVSKKVDMYVGMLQYSAEQCEGDRVDIEVKITAGTPLRKAIINEVATSNAAWVIFDRPLRKELRYYLKHIPCKAALVLDNFSLQILENEYSNKETEHFDSKQFYSLSKPVPLPPVSDNENEQPVNTMNGHRSPESSDMASILPLSFTSDSKEESIVSQSETQPSPKKEGSGNTRQIMEYYAPIISNKKRRPSRNRYSDVPVLCVTCGLNTELDSVRYSYPEIQLATNNFSPDNLLGEGGYGLVYKGELKDGQHIAAKVRKESSTQGFSEFHSEIFVLNFARHKNIVMLLGYCCKENLNILVYEYICNKSLEWHLFGNTNKVLEWHQRHAIAIGTAKGLRFLHEECRGSPIVHRDMRPSNILLTCDFVPMLGDFGLARWKTDEGEIQTRILGTLGYLAPEYAENGIVSVRTDVYSYGVVLIQLISGRKAVDSKKEDQQPSLRQWALPLIERLALHELIDPRLGETYSTYELYSMAKTAYLCLQTEPEKRPSMADVLHLLEGEIDHFSHLTEQFIPHYS, encoded by the exons ATGGGAGTGGCTCCTGAGAACTTCCTTGGAACAACACATGCCCGTGCAGTGGAAGAAGAAGTCTCGAAAAAGGTCGATATGTATGTGGGCATGCTCCAGTACAGTGCTGAACAATGTGAAGGAGATAGG GTTGACATTGAGGTTAAGATCACTGCTGGTACTCCACTAAGGAAGGCTATCATAAATGAAGTAGCTACTTCTAATGCAGCTTGGGTTATATTTGATAG GCCTCTAAGAAAGGAATTGAGGTACTATCTGAAACACATTCCTTGCAAGGCCGCCCTTGTGCTTGATAACTTTTCGCTGCAAATTCTGGAAAATGAGTATTCCAATAAGGAAACTGAGCATTTTGACAGTAAGCAGTTTTACTCGCTTTCCAAGCCTGTCCCACTACCACCAGTTAGTGATAATGAGAATGAGCAGCCAGTCAATACTATGAACGGTCATAGATCTCCAGAAAGTTCCGATATGGCTAGTATCTTGCCGTTGTCATTCACATCAGATTCCAAGGAAGAAAGCATTGTCTCCCAAAGTGAGACTCAACCAAGTCCCAAGAAAGAGGGCTCAG GTAATACTAGACAGATTATGGAATATTATGCCCCGATAAtctcaaataaaaaaagaaggcCTAGCCGAAATAGATACTCAGATGTACCTGTGCTCTGCGTTACTTGTGGATTAAATACGGAGTTGGACTCAGTGAGATATAGTTATCCTGAGATTCAGCTCGCAACCAACAATTTTTCACCTGATAATTTACTAGGCGAAGGTGGATATGGTCTTGTATATAAAGGTGAGCTTAAGGATGGGCAGCATATTGCTGCAAAGGTTCGAAAGGAATCAAGTACACAAGGGTTTTCAGAATTTCACTCTGAAATATTTGTCCTCAACTTTGCACGCCACAAGAACATTGTGATGCTTCTTGGTTATTGTTGCAAGGAAAACCTTAATATCCTAGTCTATGAGTACATCTGCAACAAATCACTGGAATGGCATTTATTTG GTAATACGAACAAAGTTCTTGAATGGCACCAACGACATGCTATTGCCATTGGAACTGCCAAAGGGTTGCGCTTTTTACATGAAGAGTGTCGGGGAAGCCCTATAGTTCATCGGGACATGAGACCAAGCAATATACTCCTGACATGTGACTTTGTTCCAATG CTGGGAGACTTTGGCCTCGCAAGGTGGAAGACTGATGAGGGTGAAATACAAACAAGAATTCTAGGAACTCTTGG ATATCTTGCACCAGAGTACGCAGAGAACGGTATTGTCTCAGTACGAACAGATGTTTATTCGTACGGTGTTGTTCTGATCCAACTGATCTCTGGACGCAAGGCAGTGGATTCCAAGAAAGAAGACCAGCAACCATCACTTAGACAATGG GCATTACCTCTGATTGAGAGACTTGCATTACACGAGCTCATTGATCCTCGTCTCGGTGAAACATACAGCACATACGAGCTGTACAGCATGGCTAAAACAGCATATTTATGCCTCCAAACTGAACCTGAGAAAAGACCATCCATGGCAGAT GTGCTGCACCTTCTCGAGGGGGAAATTGATCATTTTAGCCACCTCACAGAGCAGTTTATACCACATTATAGTTAG
- the LOC121785939 gene encoding 2-oxoisovalerate dehydrogenase subunit alpha 1, mitochondrial-like — protein sequence MGSWFARSRSIPYLLKRNISFLHANSSCKTLPPYKSPHGFRERPAASILSFRRLESTLAGKQAQAVAYTDDEVDSDADGENQSIEFPGGRVGFTTQMEFISEATDKRVPCYRVLDDDGFPIAGTRFEQLDEETAVKMYKSMVSLQIMDTIFYEAQRQGRLSFYLTSTGEEAINIATAAALSPDDIILPQYREPGILLWRGFSIEEFASQCFGTKDGHGKGRQMPIHYGSKDLNFITVSSPIATQLPQAAGVAYSLKMDGKEACAVAFTGDGGTSEGDFHAAMNFAAVMEAPVLFICRNNGWAISTPVSEQFRSDGVVVKGQAYGIRSIRIDGNDALAVYSAIRAARMMVVREQKPVLVEALTYRVGHHSTSDDSTKYRSVSEIEQWKRTRNPMTRFRNWVQANGWWSDKEETELRGTLRQQVLKAIQIAEKTEKPSLGDLFSDVYDKLPSNLQEQEKSLRQTIKRHKQDFPADVPL from the exons ATGGGGTCATGGTTTGCAAGATCAAGAAGCATCCCATATTTACTCAAGAGAAACATTTCTTTCTTACATGCGAATTCTTCTTGCAAGACCTTGCCTCCTTACAAAAGCCCTCATGGGTTCCGGGAGAGGCCGGCCGCCTCCATCTTGTCGTTCCGGAGGCTGGAATCCACCTTGGCCGGAAAACAAGCTCAAGCTGTAGCTTACACTGATGATGAAGTTGATAGTGATGCTGATGGTGAAAACCAG AGCATAGAATTTCCTGGTGGAAGGGTTGGATTCACTACTCAAATGGAATTCATTTCAGAAGCCACTGACAAAAGAGTGCCTTGTTATCGTGTTCTTGATGATGATGGCTTTCCCATTGCTGGCACTAGATTTGAGCAG CTGGACGAAGAAACGGCAGTGAAGATGTACAAAAGCATGGTGAGCCTTCAAATAATGGATACCATCTTCTACGAAGCACAACGACAAGGGAGGCTGTCGTTTTACTTGACCTCAACGGGCGAGGAGGCGATCAACATTGCAACAGCTGCCGCACTCTCACCTGATGACATTATATTGCCACAG TACCGGGAGCCCGGGATCCTGCTATGGCGCGGTTTCAGCATTGAAGAGTTTGCCAGCCAATGCTTTGGGACTAAAGATGGTCATGGGAAAGGCAGGCAGATGCCAATACACTATGGCTCCAAGGACCTCAATTTCATCACTGTTTCATCACCAATCGC GACACAGCTGCCTCAAGCTGCTGGCGTCGCCTACTCTCTTAAGATGGACGGGAAGGAAGCGTGCGCAGTTGCTTTCACAGGAGATGGTGGCACCAGTGAG GGAGATTTTCATGCTGCTATGAATTTCGCAGCAGTGATGGAAGCCCCAGTGTTGTTCATATGCCGCAACAACGGATGGGCTATAAGCACCCCAGTTTCAGAGCAATTTAGAA GCGATGGGGTAGTTGTGAAAGGGCAGGCGTATGGAATTCGTAGCATTCGCATCGATGGGAACGATGCTCTTGCTGTTTATAGCGCGATCCGTGCAGCTCGGATGATGGTCGTGCGCGAACAGAAGCCCGTGCTAGTCGAG GCACTTACATATCGAGTAGGGCACCACTCGACATCAGACGATTCCACAAAATACCGATCAGTAAGCGAGATTGAGCAGTGGAAGAGAACCAGGAATCCAATGACCAGATTCAGAAACTGGGTTCAAGCAAATGGTTGGTGGTCGGACAAGGAAGAAACCGAGCTTCGTGGGACCCTCCGGCAGCAG GTGTTGAAGGCCATTCAAATCGCTGAGAAAACAGAGAAACCAAGTCTCGGAGATTTGTTCAGCGATGTGTATGACAAGTTGCCCTCAAATTTGCAAGAACAAGAGAAATCTCTTAGACAAACCATCAAAAGACATAAACAAGACTTCCCAGCTGATGTACCTCTCTAG